Sequence from the Sander lucioperca isolate FBNREF2018 chromosome 16, SLUC_FBN_1.2, whole genome shotgun sequence genome:
aggaacatgttggcgttattttgtcacttattgggagcagtaggctagttggaaccggttacctccaggatctgtgctaaccaGTCTAGCGGTGGGTGCCTctgacagagttacgacacgcacggagatgagaagggtatgtatggacttatctaactctgggggatacggtgaataagctaaagtcccagtaagtcggcgtgttcctttaaatgcgctctgtctctatcaAGTAATGCCTAGAATCCTTACCTTGTACATTAAGAGGTGTCAACTCATTGagctgaaataacatacaaaaataaatgtagtctATATTTTAGTATAGGTCGATAAAACCTCACCGATGTTGAGCCTAGAATCTTACACACTGTATTAAAGTTAATGTGCCAAGcatagtgacaaaaacaacttttaaaagaTTCTAGCCAAATTATCTTCCCCTTATATAATGAACTGAAAGCTTGTaagccaaaaaaaaactatacgGTGAAATGTAATTTTATTATGATCTGAGTGAGAGTATATTTTTAGTATGTGCGCTTGAGGTGAGGCGCTAGAAGGTGGATGTGAGGACTCACCGTGGTGTCATTGGTTGTGACATAAACCAGAACCTCCGTGGTGCCCCTGCCGCTCACATATCTGTAGCAGTTCCACACACAGCCAATCAGGTAGGCCTGTCCCCGGGAGGTGAAAACAAAGAACACATAGTGACCTTTAACAATTTTGTTTTCACTTTATATTATTGCTGATGCTGCTTGCTATGATGTCATCTATTCATCAAGGTCAGGGATGATGAAGGCAGAGATGCATCATACTTGATAAAGACAATTGTGATATATTGGCTACCTTTGCAACAAGACAGGTCCGGATACATGGACATTTGATACAGTTGTACAAGTATAGGGATATTTTCCTGGACAATGTTGCCCTTCTTGGTCTTCCACCAACATTGTAGCAGTCGGGTTTAGGTTTGTCTGACTTGGCAGAAGAACAGGAGGTTCATTGTGTATATGTGCGAGTAGCCTGCTGAGTGTGTACCTCTGCCAGAAGTAAGCGCAACCGACCGACCAGGAAACCAGGCAGCCTGCTAGCCAATCACTTTACCATCTGCTGAGCTGACCTCCTCCCTGTGATACTAACTCTCTAACATTTTCAATCACAATGATAATGTGCTAGGCTGGCAGTTTGCGTTGCTACAAAGTCAAAGTCTGACCTTCCTGTATACTTTCCATCTTTTTATTCATCCAACCATCGACATCTCTCTATCTGCCGCatccctctcttccctctccaGTGCTCCTTCTTTCTGCCTGTCTGCATCTGTCATTTATGCCAAGTGCAGTCAAGTGGATTCTTCAGCAGGAACTTTAGCAGTGGCTGCTTCCTATCATAAAACCCAGGCTTTGGCTTTGGATATCTGCCGAGAACATTTCCAATCTAAGCTTGGAGGAGAAACAACTTGATTTGATTGTACAGATGACTGCAACTTCCTGTCCCATCTCGTCCCAGAGCCCCCCTGAGCACAGCTACGCCTGGAGAATCATCCATGCATTAAGAGGGAATTACTGGGCAGGAGTTGGTTTCCTGTTGTCCCTGAGCCGCTGCTCTCTGACTGTGTGATAATCTCGTGGAGAACACTGATAATGGAAATGTTCACACTGGCAGATTCGTTACACAAGCCATATGGTTCGAATTGCCTCAGATGTGCACAGTGTGAGACTTAATTGCCTTGATCACGTTGCAAAATGATGAGCAaatctatttaaaaaacaaaaaggagttCTACAGGGAACAGATGTTTGgtgagtgtgtgtaatgtgtagacATGGGTTGCAcatatcattttattttcaaagaatacctttttctttacatctgtTCAGATGGATGTTGCAGGTTAAATTACTAAAGCCAAAAAAGGCCAAACCTAGGCAGATTGGGAGAATCTGCAGTGCTAAAGAGAATCTGTGGGCTTACCTTGAAGGAGAGGATGCAGCCAATGAAGAGGAGAACTGCAAAAACTAGGCACATGTTGTTGGTGGACATGATGTCCTCTTTGTAAGGGAATGTCCCCGGCTGGAAGGGAGGGATATAAattcaaataaatcaatgtcAGGAGTGAAAGAAAGGACAGAAAGTGTCTTTTTTACAAATCTGCATCTGACAAAACTTTTTAGTAAACTATTCCTTGATTATAAACATTTTGTATTACAGCTTTTGACAATATTTCAAGAAGAAAAAGAACCCTGCAGTTTAAAATGAAGTCATTAAAAGTAGGTGTTGGGGTTGAAGTGAAACAGTTCTTACCAGCTGCTGGAGGTAGTCCTGCACCGTGTTGGGATAAACGACCACACTAATGGCTACCAGTGTGTTAAGGGCAAAGTCGAAGATTTGGTAGCAGAAGAATGGAATGATCCAAGCAGCATGTTGCTATGTGGGAGAAATTGAGAATAGATGAAGGAACTCAGAAGCAACTTAGGCAGGTTGTTTCTCAAGTTCAGATGTCTGTTTGAATCTCATTTGTATCGTTTGTTTATTTACCTTGTAAGCACCATATGTCGCCATGCCACATATGAGAATCATGAGCAGGGATATTGCAGTGGCTATGCAGATATCTGCAGAAGCAAAACCCAACAAACAGAACAGTGTGAGAACAGATAATCTAGTTTACCAGGGAAAATCAGCAGCAATACTTCACTGGAACTCTTGATTCCACTGATGTAATCCAAAAGTCTTCATGGGGACATGGATTTTACAAAACAAAGCACGTTAAGTAACCTCCCTATTTACCGCGTTTAATCTGCCTGGGAAAAAACATGATCAGCACGTGGATAATAGTTATGGACGATGTGACTAAATTTGAGTATATGTAACACCCCTCTCATATTCACATTGCAGCTGTGAAAACTGACTGATGAGATGCATGTGTGTCACTGTAGCAGAGTGACTAACAGGGATCCACTGACATCAAGTTAAAACAGGATATCTGCATATGTGCTGTTTGGTTAAAGGGATCCCAGTTATGGAACTTGGTTTGAATAAACAGTACTGGCTGTAAAACAGTGGAATCAATGCACGCCTGGTAGTTTTTGTCAGCACTGTTAGCAGGAAAACTTCCAAATGTCCATGCCTTTACACAATACAAACTGAACTGAATGTGACTTCTGTATATTATCATGACTGTTGGTGAGCCCTTACTGTACACTCAGCAACACTGCTTATTACAGTACTGATACTGTGTTAAGACCCAGGAAAGTATGATACCCTTCCATCTTAATCCCTTGCCACACACACTGGACACAGGGACATATCTtaacacatactatatataaacAATGCATGCATAAATAAATGCACTGCCACCCCTCACCTCACACACGCACGTCATCCACACATCTGAGTTCAAATTTTAGGATATCTCGGCATATGATCACGTTAAGGATACCTGCCTATTACAAAACCATAACACCAGCTTGTCTCCATCCTTTCCCACTGTTTCACAATGTTTGACTGATGCTGCACAAGCAACAACGCTATCAGGCAAGATGGCCCTTTTAATCCGTTAGAGAATTAGAgcagtcatttttaatcagaGTAGCCAGTGACAGGGTCTGTGGTGTTCCAGAG
This genomic interval carries:
- the laptm4b gene encoding lysosomal-associated transmembrane protein 4B isoform X1, whose amino-acid sequence is MISPWDRWYSTSCCLCCHVRTGTIILGIWYMLINAVVLLILLSALNDPVQYRYHLTSSELGTDIDVMDDANICIATAISLLMILICGMATYGAYKQHAAWIIPFFCYQIFDFALNTLVAISVVVYPNTVQDYLQQLPGTFPYKEDIMSTNNMCLVFAVLLFIGCILSFKAYLIGCVWNCYRYVSGRGTTEVLVYVTTNDTTLNELTPLNVQGSAATIRGGHRHTAEGAPSPVYGGMRDVLDPGPHTPNTYHISLQRCLEDVEKQDKTMS
- the laptm4b gene encoding lysosomal-associated transmembrane protein 4B isoform X2, whose protein sequence is MISPWDRWYSTSCCLCCHVRTGTIILGIWYMLINAVVLLILLSALNDPVQYRYHLTSSELGTDIDVMDDANICIATAISLLMILICGMATYGAYKQHAAWIIPFFCYQIFDFALNTLVAISVVVYPNTVQDYLQQLPGTFPYKEDIMSTNNMCLVFAVLLFIGCILSFKAYLIGCVWNCYRYVSGRGTTEVLVYVTTNDTTVLLPPYEEAIAIPPKEPPPQYMEA